The following proteins come from a genomic window of Gemmatimonadota bacterium:
- a CDS encoding nucleoside triphosphate pyrophosphohydrolase: MKRVDHNKLVRDRIPDIIAAAGDRPTTRVLDRAEYIHELRRKLVEEVGEFNSSNDAEELIDILEVVYAIASRMGIDPIQLEKMRNAKKEKRGGFETKVFLIHTESRE; this comes from the coding sequence ATGAAACGAGTTGACCACAACAAGCTTGTTCGGGACAGGATTCCCGATATCATTGCTGCTGCGGGCGATCGTCCGACGACCCGAGTTCTCGACAGGGCCGAGTATATTCATGAACTCAGACGCAAACTTGTGGAGGAAGTCGGGGAATTCAACTCTTCCAATGACGCCGAGGAGTTAATTGATATCCTGGAGGTGGTATACGCAATTGCGTCTCGAATGGGAATTGATCCGATACAACTCGAGAAAATGAGAAACGCGAAGAAGGAGAAAAGAGGAGGATTTGAAACGAAGGTCTTTCTTATCCATACTGAATCGCGTGAATAA
- a CDS encoding cysteine hydrolase: MKSALLVIDAQVNMFETGMSVRNGHQLLDTISRVTTQARDVQIPVIYVQHNGKPGDPDETDSPGWHIHERVSPREGDIVVQKRTPDAFYETQLASILNEKEIGRLIITGVQTENCISSTCHHTRIAGYSITLVKDGHSTFDSDVLTAEQIIAHYNDILGDFADVTPAGQVRF, from the coding sequence ATGAAGTCGGCTCTGTTGGTTATTGATGCCCAGGTAAATATGTTCGAAACCGGGATGTCCGTTCGAAACGGTCATCAACTACTGGATACAATAAGTCGCGTGACTACCCAGGCGCGTGATGTACAGATTCCCGTCATTTACGTACAACACAACGGAAAACCGGGCGACCCGGATGAGACGGATTCACCAGGATGGCATATACACGAACGGGTTTCCCCGCGGGAGGGAGATATTGTCGTTCAGAAACGAACTCCGGATGCGTTTTACGAAACTCAGTTAGCATCTATTTTGAATGAAAAGGAGATCGGCAGGTTAATAATTACGGGCGTTCAAACCGAGAACTGTATCAGCTCGACATGCCATCATACTCGTATTGCGGGATATTCGATAACGCTAGTCAAGGATGGACACAGTACTTTCGATTCCGATGTACTAACAGCAGAGCAGATTATCGCTCACTATAATGATATCCTCGGTGACTTCGCAGACGTGACACCTGCGGGCCAGGTTCGGTTTTGA
- a CDS encoding peroxiredoxin family protein: MGQLQSDYDRIAALDTELLFINPEDLDQTRDFVAKSKVTREALSFPVLADPDRAIPTKFKIQKATDKGTEVIPTAFIIDKEGILRFKYVGSDPFDRPSTDSLVEILGMIEG, encoded by the coding sequence CTGGGGCAGTTGCAATCCGATTACGATCGCATAGCAGCACTCGACACGGAACTACTCTTCATCAATCCCGAAGATCTCGACCAGACCAGGGACTTCGTCGCCAAGTCGAAAGTCACCAGGGAGGCGCTTTCCTTCCCCGTGCTAGCCGACCCGGATCGGGCCATTCCCACCAAGTTCAAGATCCAGAAAGCGACCGACAAGGGAACGGAAGTCATTCCCACGGCCTTCATCATCGACAAGGAAGGCATCCTTCGGTTCAAGTACGTGGGATCGGATCCCTTCGACCGGCCGTCGACCGACAGCCTGGTGGAGATCCTGGGTATGATCGAAGGGTAG
- a CDS encoding redoxin domain-containing protein — protein MIHTLARWCFALALVGLVTEFADAQPRNLAPRLSEAAPEFSLQDVNGETVNFADYKGSKNLLVVVDRGWIGYW, from the coding sequence ATGATTCATACACTGGCGCGGTGGTGCTTCGCCCTGGCCCTGGTCGGCCTGGTGACGGAGTTTGCCGACGCGCAACCCCGTAACCTGGCGCCGAGGCTGAGTGAGGCCGCACCGGAGTTCAGCCTGCAGGACGTTAACGGCGAGACCGTCAACTTCGCCGATTACAAGGGCAGCAAGAACCTGCTTGTGGTCGTCGACCGCGGCTGGATAGGCTACTGGTGA
- a CDS encoding sugar phosphate isomerase/epimerase, protein MKPGITQLCLARQDLEADLSKARDLGYEAIELVFSDQGSPDIDASTSEIAAVGEACRNHGLELCSMIAIRSDAGSLLSPSAEERAKRVAILERGFEIAEILSVDALLLHPGALDPASSYGTTWDNFRDALRDLAPEAERRGTRIGIENVWNQFMLSPREARQLVDEVGSPAVGIYLDTANMILYGYPDMWIKELGRRIFKVHVKDFRRGEGAWVQLMDGDTDWPAVMAELRGIGFDGALVSEVGGDDDTMRETAERIRRIIAL, encoded by the coding sequence ATGAAGCCAGGCATCACGCAACTCTGTCTCGCCCGCCAGGATCTCGAAGCGGATCTCTCGAAGGCCCGGGATCTGGGCTACGAGGCCATCGAACTGGTTTTCTCCGACCAGGGTTCACCGGACATAGACGCCTCTACCTCGGAGATTGCCGCCGTGGGGGAGGCCTGCAGGAATCATGGACTCGAACTGTGTTCCATGATCGCCATCCGCAGTGATGCCGGATCCCTGTTGTCGCCGTCCGCGGAAGAACGGGCGAAGCGGGTTGCCATCCTCGAGCGCGGCTTCGAAATCGCCGAGATCCTGAGTGTAGACGCCCTCCTCCTGCATCCCGGAGCGCTCGATCCGGCGAGTTCCTACGGGACGACCTGGGACAACTTCCGCGACGCCCTGCGTGATCTCGCGCCCGAGGCGGAACGCCGCGGCACACGGATCGGCATCGAGAACGTGTGGAACCAGTTCATGCTGAGTCCCCGGGAAGCCCGCCAGCTCGTCGACGAGGTAGGATCGCCCGCCGTCGGGATCTACCTGGACACAGCCAACATGATCCTCTACGGCTATCCCGACATGTGGATCAAGGAACTGGGCCGACGGATCTTCAAGGTGCACGTGAAGGATTTCCGGCGCGGGGAAGGCGCCTGGGTCCAGCTGATGGACGGCGATACGGACTGGCCGGCGGTCATGGCTGAATTGCGCGGCATCGGGTTCGACGGTGCCCTGGTGAGCGAGGTTGGCGGCGACGACGACACCATGCGGGAAACCGCCGAGCGCATCCGGCGGATCATAGCCCTGTAG